Proteins encoded within one genomic window of Brassica rapa cultivar Chiifu-401-42 chromosome A09, CAAS_Brap_v3.01, whole genome shotgun sequence:
- the LOC103836843 gene encoding uncharacterized protein LOC103836843, giving the protein MSRPIPIEEMVRVFKSRHRTSHLFKIDNFSLFKKYQLEKVNSSVFDLGGHKWTLRVFPNGRKNASGHYVSIFLMSQASVNVKIEYELFVVSQLEQKWESSGHREFGIHPKPTGKGNPKLISLVDLERNGYLIGDSCMCGVKLHGIEPAESGTAECFSLIEKPLNNKVTWMMTRFSSFDPEKAHHSHEFVVGNRKWRIQVHPRGFEEEKDESFSVYLLGEGFINNASKTETYAKFKLRVLDQVNRNHVEKTCSGWLETSKGFADFMCLTKLVEPYLVNDKLYVGVDFEVVSVATYC; this is encoded by the exons AAATGGTGAGAGTGTTCAAATCACGTCACAGAACAAGTCATTTGTTCAAGATAGACAACTTCTCGTTGTTCAAAAAGTACCAACTCGAAAAGGTCAATTCATCTGTTTTCGATCTCGGTGGTCACAAATG GACACTTCGTGTGTTTCCAAATGGGCGTAAGAATGCAAGTGGTCATTATGTCTCTATCTTCTTAATGAGCCAAGCTTCGGTAAATGTAAAGATCGAATATGAACTCTTTGTCGTCAGTCAACTAGAGCAAAAATGGGAATCTTCtg GCCACAGAGAATTCGGTATCCATCCAAAACCGACTGGCAAGGGGAATCCAAAACTAATATCTCTTGTTGATCTTGAGAGGAACGGGTACCTTATTGGAGACAGTTGTATGTGTGGTGTCAAGCTTCATGGGATTGAACCTGCCGAATCCGGAACTGCTGAATGTTTTAGCTTAATTGAGAAGCCTCTCAACAACAAAGTCACTTGGATGATGACCAGGTTCTCATCTTTCGACCCTGAGAAGGCTCATCATTCTCATGAATTTGTCGTTGGAAACAGGAAATG GAGAATTCAAGTTCATCCAAGAGGGTTTGAGGAGGAAAAAGACGAATCATTTTCTGTATATCTGTTAGGTGAAGGGTTCATAAACAATGCGTCGAAGACAGAGACTTACGCAAAATTTAAGCTGAGGGTATTGGATCAAGTTAACCGCAATCATGTTGAGAAAACAT GTTCGGGTTGGTTGGAGACATCTAAGGGCTTTGCAGACTTCATGTGTCTGACGAAACTTGTTGAACCTTATCTGGTGAATGATAAGCTGTACGTGGGAGTTGATTTTGAAGTCGTTTCTGTGGCTACATATTGCTAA